The sequence ttagtcgactagatgcAATAACCTAACAGTTATAATAGCAGAATGTAAAACACAGAAAGTaagtgcaggaattaaagacatCGGAATtctatactggttcggattcaatgtgaatcctagtccagtccccttaggttgcaagggagttctctttagtAAATGCGTCTCTCCGAGTACAATGGAAATGACGTGATAGATCAGTTCCTATAACACTCGTCTCTTTTTGATACATTGCCTCACCAGTGTTGCACTCTCCTTTTTTTCTGACTTGTTATACAACAGATCTTAGAGaactacaatgtttgttttgcagtagaacaaagagagaatttttggtttgatcaaagtatgtTTGTCTAAGGTTAAATGTTGAGTATAAATACTTTGGTGAAGATCGTTTGCTGACGAGACTTGACAatccaagagatttgatccttggaaagagattgattctttccaagaacaAGGTTGCTTGCTGTTGCTCTTCCTTGATGAGAGGAAATTGACAGCTTTTCTTCTACAGTTGTTAATAATGAGGGTTTACTCCTTGATTGTTGGTCATTCCGAAATTAGCTGCTGAGCTACTCTTCTCACAGAATTTTCGATCTTCCTAGTGGCCTTGATTAATGCCTTAAGTTTAGGCTTGCTTGATTCTTTCCATCGCAGTTGTCTGTAATCTTTGGTGACTGATTCGTAATCTCtgttgattgatttctttccttaagcatCCAGATTTGCTGATTGATTCATAATCTttgctgattgatttctttccttaagcatTCAGATTGACTTCAACAATCTTGTAGTAGCTCCTTGATTCCTTGTTCTTCTGTAATTGATTTCCTGCACAGatatattatttgcatcattaaaatTAGATCTAACAATTAAGCACTTtaaattgttgttgttattgtaactAATTACACGGTTAACTAATCTTTTTGAAGTTTCATGGACATAGTGATATTGCTTAATATCTATGTCTGATGATTGGTGCTTCTTTAATTTTTCCTGCATATATACAAAGTGTTGGTTCAAACTGTACAAATGTTTATCAGATTACATGTTCTACGGAAAAATATAGCCTAAAAGATCACTACCAAGCTGTTATGTTATGGGCTAAGAACATTGAATATCTTTTATAGGAAAATACTATTAAGAGGATTATAATAGATTTAAGGTTGTCCTTCTTGCCTTGGATGCATGTGTACATAATATCCTAACTTTGGGAAAATATATAAAGCAAAACCTATTTTTTGATATTCGAATACGTTTGCAGCTGCATTGGAATGAAATATTGATTCAATAGTAACCTCCCTGGATGCCACATACCCCTGCAAAGTTTATGCATGTCCTAGTGTTTTCGATGCAATGAGAGGCATTTGAGGAACGTATTTATGTATAGAATCACAGTAAGAGCTTAAGGTAACAGATTTTCAGAAGCTTTTCTTCTTTTACTAGTTTGAAAATAGGCCTCTCAATCTTCTAGCATCCAGTTTCTAGATTTTGTTCCATAGTTAAAGTTTCTATGTTATATCTGCTCATTCAACCAAACTCCTAACTTGAGATAACCAATGTAGGTCATTGATATAGTTTCTTTTCTGTTAATTTTGTAGAACTTGCATCCTCTCCTTCTCTTGTCATTAAAATGTCAACAAATAAATGTAGATATTTATAGTGAAAGATATATTCCAGAAGCAATTGTGGGTTTCTAGGTTTGTATATGTGAGCTTAAAGGAAAGGGGCATCTACTTGTGATGTAATTCGAGGATAGGACTAGAGGAGAATAAATAGAAGAGTTAACTGTGTTTGTTGGAATTTGCGTAATATTAACCTTTTAAAGAGACTTGTATTTTCTCATAAACAATTTACCTTATTTGTGGGTCGTGAGGATGGCGAATTGAGCCTGTATTGTGGTGAATGCCTTTGATATCATAACAAGGTACAGATTAATCTAACTTTACAAGTTAGGTACATCTGCTTATAATCTAACATACTTCAAAAGAAGTGttacacaaaaaacaaaaaagtttTACACAAAAAATAATATCTTTACATTATTCTACTTGTACAATGATGGAGAAAATGGTACTATATATATTTTCcaatggaaaacattttcctccataaCAAACGGTTCAAAATTTGTTTTCCTTTGGTCATCTTGCTGATttcttgaaattatttttctgaatgaAAATTTGATGATCTTCTGTCATGTTTCAACATGGATTTTCTCATGTTCTGTGCGCTTTTCCAATTAGAATTCCTTATTTAACCCATTATCTACTGTGTATACTTGAAGTCATTAGCATGTAGGCTGAGACGATTTGTTATGTGTGATGTGTTATCCACCTGTGTGCAACTTGGCTCAATCTTGTAGAGGTGTTTATTGTGTGTATTTTGACCAATCAGAGGTTGTAAAATTGGAAAGTTGGGAGTTGCGGGGCCTGATTTAAAATCCAATGCAAGTATAGGTGTATTTTGATGCATTTCAACTGCTACACTAGTTGATTGATCGATTTTAACCACCAGATGACTTCTGTGCATGTTGTCTTAAGATATAACTTGCAGTCCGTCTTTAACTCTAAAGGAGTGATTCCTGTTTTTCTATTCTAAAAGAGTTAAATTGTAGCGGAGTTGAGTTGGATTTTGAAATTTACTGTCTTGTCTTCAATGATTTATTTAGTGCTTTATCTCTTGATGTTATCTGACTATTCTCTATTTTCAGTCCCAATATTAGAAAGAAATATTAAGGCACAGTTCATGTTTCAGCTTTATCATTAATTGATGTTTTTCTTGAAGTTGGAAAATCTAATTTGGACTAGAGCATGAAACACTCAGGTTGTCAAGCACTTGaaactgttgttgttgttgttgtaactaATTACACGGTTAACTAATCTTTTTGAAGTTTCATGGGCATAGCACTTTAGTTTTGCTTTTTTCATGTTTAATTTAACCGGAAAAGTCTTTAAAAAGACCAGCTACTCAAGATGAGGTATTTGAGCATACGCatatgaagaagctaaaggatGGAATAAAGACAACTTGGATCGAGGCACGAGCCGAGACAACCTATGTAAGATTTCAAGTTAATTTTTAAtacttttcattaattaaatatattCATATAATAGTTGTAACTTTTTTGCAGAATACTTTCAAACAATCCTTGGAGGAGTTCATTCAAAGCCAACCAATTGATGATCAAGGAAAGACAATCCAACCATCCCAGGAGAATTATATAGACTTGTGGATTAAGGCGGCTGGTGGCGTACATAAGGGAAGAGTTTACGACATTGGATCAGAGTTTAGTTCTAGTTGTCGGTCTTTTGGATCTGGTGGCTCTTCTTCCTCAAGGTCCCCGATTAATCAGAATGAGTTTGAGCTATTGAATAGAAGAATAGCAGAGATCACTGAGTTGTATGCACAGAAAAGGGCTGCGCGGGAGGAGGAGGCAAAGCGAAGGGAGGAAGAAGATAGGCGGAGGGAGGAAGAAATGAGGCGAAAGGATGTTGCATTTACACGTGTCACTGGTGACGTTGAAAGCCTCAAGGCCCAGCTAAACTACCTCTTAGCATCTGGTGCATTTCATGTGCCACGTTCTCCATCACACTTTAACAAGACTAAGGAGTAGTTTCTTTTATTAATATGATTTTGGGTAGGACTATGATGTTGGATGTTATGTATCAATTCGATAAGATTGAATGCCGAATTTCTTATTTGAATGTTAAGTTGCATTATTGGTTTCTAGTATTTTCAGTTTTGGTTGGTTGTTAATTAACGAAATGGATCGAAAAATACTGATTTTTGTGTGTGAATATTTAATTGTATTTAGGTTGTTGGTGGTTGTATTTTTTTGTTTGGCAGGTGGTGCAATATATTTACAGCATTGTGcacaaaaataatttccaaatttcCCACGGAATTGCCACTGATTCCGTGTGAAAGTTCGTCACTTTAGTTGCAGAACTTGCATATTTCCCACTGATATCGGTGGAAAAGTTCATACATTTTTTCATAATTTGCATTTATCCCATTGATATCGGTGGGAAAGTTCACACTTTTATTTTCAGAATTAACACATTTCACACGGATATCGGTGGAAATGTTCATACTTTATTTTTTAGAACTTGCATATATCCCACGGTTATCAGTGAGAAAGTTCATACTTTATTTCCAGCTCCCCGTGCATTTTTCCCATCACTTCCCTGGCTAAtgtattaaaattaataaaaattactaATACTATTTCCCACCGATTGTTGGTGGgaaatttcattatttttcctaTTGAAGTTTCTCTAGGAAAATCGTAGAAAATTTTCCACCACTTCTGTGGGAAGATATTTTCCATCAAGCGTTTTCCTGATGACTCGTTTCGATGGGAATACGGTGTGAAAACTCAATTTTTCCATCAGTATTCCACTGATTTCGCCGTGCGAAATTCATGTGTTTCTAGTAGTATATAGCCCTAGGAAGAACTAATTAGTTGTATAAATAGAAGCAGATCTTGACTTTTTACTAATTTGTGTTACCGAGAGCGAAAATTGATTAACCATTCAAACTTATAACATGTAATTTTATATGATTTTTCAATTTGCCAATCGACCTCGTTTACCAGTCCTGCTTTTGGCataaaataacaaatgatagGAGGCAATTTTTGAACTGaaacaaattaaatttaaaaaatattacgAATAATGACGAGTGATGATAATTATTAAGCGGCTAAACGGTGCCTTGATTTCTACTAGTAGACAAAAGTAAAGTTAAATTAACCTAAATAATTGTCCACTCAATCATTAACTAAAGATAGTcagtatatataaaatatatatatacgtataatTTCATGTATAATAAATGTATACCGACTAGAAAAAAGTAAATAGTGAATTCAGCTGACTATTTGTGTACAGATCCCAATATTGTTAAGCACTAATCAAATTGAAGAACTTTCTTCATCTTGTCCTATAATTGCTTAAACCCAAGCACTTCCTAAGCTTGCTTATAACAGCTTAATAGGGGGTTAGACACTTAAATTGGTCTTTCCAACATACTATATGCATACTCCACTATGCTATTTCGAGGCGTATTAACTCctttttttaaagaagaaatattttCTAGTTTAAAATTTTCCTTCACTTTAAAGTTCAGCAATTTATTTGCGCAATGCTCTTCTCACCTTGTTTTGTTTATTAACTGCTCTAACTACTAATTTAATGACGAGATCTAGTTGATTCTAAGTCTGAATTTAAAATCTTATTCGGATACCTCAATTGAATTGAGAGAATTTAATATTACATATCCATCAGTTGGTTAGTCAACAAGATGAGAAATTGACAGCTCGGGAGGTCTATATATTTGCCTGTAATAAGATTAAATTAAAGAGTGTaacttatttattattgatgGCATGGCTAGTAGCAGATCCAGCGGCATGGCCAGTGACGTACCTAGTAATGAAATGGCCAGAATGGGCATTGCAGCTGGGAGTTTTGAATTGAAGTTATATATAACGGAGGTAGAGCCGTCAATATGGGCTGGCCCAACTTATATATAGCGAAGGTAGAGCTGTCAATATGGGCTTGGCCCGTTGGGCCAGTCCAACCCAACCCGTAATTTGGTAGGGCTGAGTTAGAATTTTTGTAGCCCATTTATAAACGAGGCTTTTAAGCCCGACCTGAGTAAGCCCGTGGCCCGTAAGGCTTGATTGAGGTGGACTGGCCCGTGGGcctaataaaaatatgtatttaaattatataaaatatatgacacaaaaaatatcaagaagagtATCCCAAGCTTAAAGTTTATTAAGTTCATCATATTAAAAGATCAAAGTCTTAAAAcattaattagttttaaaaatttaattatttttaatacttaactaattaatattgcatcGAATTGTAGAtgtagatgaaagtgaagatgttaagacaaccttctcacaagcggattcaaatgtgtttgatgaagatgatgtgttgGATATCCCATAAGCGTCATGGACGTTCTCTAGAATAGTTTATTttaagttttgacttttagtgaatgaaatatagtcttgtcttttacttttttagtgtttattgtgatatattggatcagtataagtataaagttttgtgaaatttttccaataagttttttttaaagttagaaattaaatataaaattatattttaaaaaatgatgaGTCGGCCCGTGGGGCCCGCAACCCAGATAGGGCTAGGGTGGATTGATCATTATAAGGCCCATCAAAATTGCGGGCTAGTCTAGCCCAGCCCGTCTATTGTTAAAGTCCATCTATAAATACTAAAAGATTGTAAAGCAATGAAAATACCCCGAAAGAATTGGggctcaccaaatagctggtacgagaatccaaGCGCCATGAATCGTCAAtctgtaaatcattacctacattgtgagatgcaggcctcgagcaaaagagatgtcagtacatttgaattgcactggtatgtaaagcaactaaaagaaagaaatataaaTGTTAAAACTGACACGTAACTGATAATTAATAATTGATAAATGAAATGATAACTGTTGAAACAGAAACTGAAATGGtaactgataattgataactgaaatgatactggtaactgaactgaacaaaggaagtaaggatatgaatattcCCTCTTCTAAATGATGAATAACCTGTTTATCTAAATAAACTATAgcctcgggcccaatatatatgtgcacaagctacgacctcaggcccaagtatacatatacataactacggcctcaggcccaaaaatgcataaatcaTAAACTAAGGCCTCaagcccaaacatgcataaaacataaactatggcctcaggcccaaatatgcataaagcatataaactactgcttcaggcccaaatacaggtgttcaacattcagggatttaaattcAGGAGCTAAGAATCATATTGCAATATGTGATGCTAAAATACTAaatcatattgagttacatgatactgcaATActaaataggactagactgagacatgtattcttgaactgattatgataTACTGAGAAATCTAGAGtgagactcatgggcatcaaacccaagtctaatTGATTACACACTAAGCTTATAACGTTCAGAATCAAAGTCGTGAACGAGTTATGAATCTATAGAATAGAAGTTgtgcaactattcaaggaactaggcttaactatatttttaaagcaattagtaacgtcgtaaaagaaatgttgtgtagggagaatcataaaCATTCTCAAACTTAGAGAGTTAGTCTCACATACCTTAAATTCCTGCTCTTGAGTATAATACAACATTCGTCAACCCTCtcaactttaatctataacaatacaagtcaaagggattccatattagcaatatataatactcatgttttggccACTTAAGTATTTTGTCAAATACTTGATGGGATAAAGCTTTATAGCCCTCATTAATGGTGTTACTACACCCAACAAActcattctcttgctcctagataaattctaaaatctcaaatttcttataATCAAAATCATTCTTCTTCATCTataagataaacaacacccttaaccaataatcaataatcaacaactcATACATATAATGGTTCATGCTTTTCAATCAatcccatcaactcatatctcatgaattTAGATTCTATAATCATTAATCAAATGCTATAATCAtttagagggtgaagatattatcttttgacgttcaatcctcttgaattcgagttctagggtttcatCTCTCAAAACTGATGTCCCAATcaaatatctaatgatttgaagggTTACACATATTAATAAGTGTTGGGGAATTGAAATTAACTTGGAATtatcattagaacttaccttggataatggagggacctttgaggagttaggttcttgagagcttccctttctagagcaagttttcgCATTTTGGGGTATGGGGGACGAAGTAAGGCTTTAAAAATGGCTTCCTGAGTGTTCCCCCACGCAACTGAAGGCCCAACCGTGCACCTGAACGTACAACAGGGCAGTAGCACTGCCACAAGTGTGCGGCCGTGCACGGGACCATCTAGGCGCGCACTTGGGTGCGCATACTGCACATTGTCCAGTAAAACATACATAACTATTTGCTGAGAATTCTGATTGGGTTCTACAATATATAgttggaaagatatttcaaaGAGCTACAATTctcatgttttacgttttcccAAATGCTCAACTGATTTTTACGAAATTCTAATATAAGAAAGACCTTCCATAAACTTAGTTGATTTTATCAAATCTTATGCACCACACTCTCTGTCGATTTTTGGAGTGTTACATTACCTCtcccttgggatcattcgtcctcgaatgattgtcctgaTTGTAACTTCGCTAACTTTGGACATTAAATGGGTCTGGTGGAAACATGAACTTTTATGAACACTTGCATACTAAACTAAATGAATACATGATTACTGAACTGAtgagatactgaactgaatgacTACTGAGATAACTGAATATTGAAGGATATGGACATTATAATATAAGGTCTGAGTATAAAGGTTAGTTactgatagcatcctaggaagctcaactctattcaaggacagggatgaagcttttgaatctcaaagatgatctttaataagatgccaagctaaagaattacaaaacaagatcattagacttcaagtgcaaatgaagaagttattaattgggaggaagagctcaaggataaaggatgtgaattggctaggtgatagaatcaaggacaaggatagagttttggaagctccaaggccatatacaaagaaacttttaattgtagaggaagagctcaagcccaaaggagatgaattgtccaatttttgcaattatttggtagtccaagaggaggaagattgggttaccaaatcagcccttgaagtccaccaatatggctcaaaatgaccttaaaagaggtccaaaagggggtgtttcaaaaggagcccaattggagtccaaaccaatggcccaaactaatagttttaaggcccaaatctgccccaaaaggatttgCCCCCCCCCCAtttaattttgatggcttttgttaccccttaggagccacctacctaagtttgatggctattgtgacccTAGCAGtcccctacctaatttagatgactttttagcaaccccctacattattttaagtgcttttaactcctataaataaggagttcttctcattcataagacacaacatttattgattaagtatatcatactttgagagttcttttgaacctttgttacttgtgctttgagatttatctttcaacctttactagttcttagttcaaggtagtaagattacttctcttttatgatatctttgattcctttgtggtattcttagaatgcgattaatactagttattaattgttgtttcaagttactcgtaaagtggtcaagatccgaatctattgttttgatttgctttttaagtaaaggcgtttgatttcttccataaatcaagacgttgttactttgatcttgtcaaggctatagaacttgcgttcttggaattctttccttgaattcttcccatatcctttattttcatctctttaattctagttgttcaattccttattgttattgcttccgcatttacttctcaaattcttactatagtttggattcccgacctagttgctatcaagtggtatcagagtggtttttatcaagatttcgttcttggtaagtcttgggatttcttgaatactaagagcaaagaaaagaaaagaaaaaaaacgaaaatcagtttttagaacaaaaaatagaattgcgtgctctccgggatatttcttttgtatctaatttgttaccaaatattaacaaaggaaacaagaagaggggatcctagattttcttactctttctaatctaaatctaaatatataatcctttcctttttgttcgcgtcatgtttcaaccgagcctaatagttctaggatttggtttttctttcattagttccccaaaaatctgaatttttactactaagaatttcatacgagttgggtttaattataaatctacaaagtattttgttcaaaggttatttcgagaaaaaaaaaggtaaagtGTGTGAGagaacaattgaaaaaaaaaataaagaagccaaatttgagagatacatatttCCTTTAATCTATGTCAAGATATCTCAAATAGGTAGTTGCAGTGGAAGGAGTAGATCTATCACTCAACAACTTGAAAGGTCGATATTACAATATATCGAATGGAAAGAAGACAacggtaaagttatttttcaaacaagagctaaagtgatgtctacAATTTTtacccttagaattgacaaaccATTTAActataacttaattagcacttatatggttgaaaaattgaacttgccttgtgttgaacatattgatccctacatgttgaaaggagtaaaggtagataaaagagtgttattaccattctctattggaaggtataaGGATGTGATTTGGTGTGATGTCATTCCCTTGAATcgttttcatatcttgttgggaaggACATGGAATATCTATAGAAGTGCTTCATATAGTAtcgaaaaaaatagatactcttttgaagttaatgggaagaaactcagtcttggacctttgactccctcacaaatttgtgcagatgaaaagattgttaaagagaatatggaaaaatacgagagagaaaagaatgagaggagttagggagtgcatgttgacattccaagagaggaaaaaggagaggttgtctTGAGTAAAAAGAGTGCGATGTCAAGTGAGGTAAACAATGatcttgagaaaaaagaaaagagagaaagcaataagagaaacaaagtctgtgaggtagagagagaaaaacaagagagattgagtgaaggaaaa is a genomic window of Nicotiana tabacum cultivar K326 chromosome 16, ASM71507v2, whole genome shotgun sequence containing:
- the LOC107802636 gene encoding uncharacterized protein LOC107802636, with protein sequence MKKLKDGIKTTWIEARAETTYNTFKQSLEEFIQSQPIDDQGKTIQPSQENYIDLWIKAAGGVHKGRVYDIGSEFSSSCRSFGSGGSSSSRSPINQNEFELLNRRIAEITELYAQKRAAREEEAKRREEEDRRREEEMRRKDVAFTRVTGDVESLKAQLNYLLASGAFHVPRSPSHFNKTKE